A region of Asticcacaulis excentricus DNA encodes the following proteins:
- a CDS encoding AAA family ATPase, whose amino-acid sequence MPNLNELVSDSASIRNLSNLNVIVGRNGAGKSRFVRDLVQTFRNNSSYNIKYVSPERGGSFKRDATVETNMAANPSWLSNVRHRNQDNNFKSASAHLFNQLETAFLRKMETDSEIRGDFSKTFVTVHLDKINGLLTNIVIERSTKPGTLFEFKNYDGTASIEPENISSGESEAVALATEIMFFFATLDAVKENILFLDEPDVHQHPDLQARMANFIIDQFASIPPERLANTYVVVATHSSPLICDLSSSPLTTIGTKYFGNTEITQRAVDDSLRKAAPFFAHPLSKSLSDDPILIVEGEDDEQIWRQASRSSQGRIKLFACLAGSVAQQTELERFTNRMLTAIYDDPVGFSVRDGDGSTEALVDEGCVKRFRLGCYAIENLLLTDECLQRLDSSWEDFQAKATTWLAGNSTHKDRELVEQLIASEDRLRHVKIKNIRQLICAILNKDKPWEVPVGQTLGSIIPDYEADPLPFSITSFVGLDLMKALNF is encoded by the coding sequence ATGCCAAACCTGAATGAGTTGGTCAGTGACTCGGCCTCGATACGAAATTTGTCAAATTTGAACGTGATTGTAGGGCGGAATGGTGCAGGCAAAAGCCGTTTTGTTAGAGACTTGGTTCAAACGTTTCGTAACAATTCTAGCTATAATATCAAATATGTGAGCCCCGAACGAGGCGGTTCGTTTAAGCGAGATGCTACCGTTGAAACGAACATGGCAGCCAATCCCAGTTGGCTTTCAAATGTAAGGCACAGAAACCAAGATAATAATTTTAAGAGCGCTTCAGCTCATCTTTTTAATCAGCTTGAGACAGCATTTCTTCGAAAGATGGAGACTGACTCTGAAATCCGAGGCGATTTCTCGAAAACCTTCGTTACCGTTCACCTTGATAAAATAAACGGCCTTCTGACCAATATTGTGATAGAGCGAAGCACAAAACCCGGAACTCTTTTTGAATTTAAAAATTATGACGGAACGGCGTCAATTGAACCTGAAAACATTAGCAGTGGTGAATCCGAAGCCGTAGCATTGGCTACAGAGATAATGTTTTTCTTTGCAACGTTGGACGCGGTAAAAGAAAATATACTTTTCTTGGACGAGCCGGATGTACATCAACATCCTGATCTTCAAGCGCGAATGGCAAATTTTATCATTGATCAGTTCGCTTCCATTCCCCCGGAACGTTTGGCCAACACCTACGTCGTCGTCGCCACCCACAGTTCACCTCTTATCTGCGATCTGTCTTCGTCACCATTGACCACAATAGGCACAAAATACTTTGGTAACACAGAAATCACTCAAAGAGCCGTGGACGACAGCTTGCGAAAAGCCGCGCCATTCTTCGCTCATCCTTTATCTAAAAGTTTAAGCGATGACCCGATCTTGATCGTCGAAGGGGAAGATGATGAACAAATTTGGCGACAGGCGAGCCGAAGTTCTCAAGGCCGTATCAAGCTATTCGCTTGCCTAGCTGGATCGGTTGCTCAACAGACCGAGCTTGAGAGGTTCACGAACAGGATGCTGACGGCAATCTATGACGATCCCGTTGGATTTTCCGTTAGGGACGGAGACGGCAGCACAGAGGCACTAGTTGATGAAGGATGTGTCAAACGATTTAGGCTTGGCTGCTATGCCATTGAAAACCTCCTGCTGACGGATGAGTGTTTACAAAGGCTGGATTCCTCATGGGAAGATTTTCAGGCCAAGGCGACAACATGGTTGGCAGGAAACTCGACCCACAAGGATCGTGAACTTGTCGAGCAGCTTATAGCTTCTGAAGACCGTTTAAGGCATGTGAAAATTAAGAATATCCGCCAGCTTATCTGTGCAATTCTAAATAAAGATAAGCCATGGGAGGTGCCAGTAGGGCAAACTTTGGGTAGCATAATCCCCGATTATGAGGCTGATCCATTGCCATTTAGCATCACAAGTTTTGTTGGTTTAGATTTGATGAAAGCTTTGAATTTTTAA
- the murJ gene encoding murein biosynthesis integral membrane protein MurJ — protein sequence MSQETGSKPTSVVRSSLVFGGMTLVSRVMGFARDVVITAVIGASGNIAADAYATALTFPNLFRRIFAEGAFTAAFVPAYSAALETEGPEAADRLARDAMATMTMIAIVLSALAMIFMPQVMAVFSHGYADDPAKMRLTIILTQITMPYLPCMTMVALLSGVLNARGRFALSAFVPTLLNLFMLVFVWFGKDPIHASYLAAIGVLTAGLAQAALLVWGCRRTGARIGLVWPKLTPEIRGLLLLAVPGALAAAATQINVFVSSLLASGVNGARTWLSVADRLYQLPLGLVGVAIGVALLPTLSRAVQSGDTERSQSVMDDAVLFAMALTLPAAAALIAMPFFLIDGLYTRGEFLLHDAQETARALLHYGWGVPAFVLARVLTPAFFARKDTYGPMKFAMVSVVVNLACGLTLFPLIGVAGLAIGTSAAAWVNVGLMWWTLSRRKTWSLGPKAAVGLLKIIMAGALMGAFCALASHYRAVIEEVIEPMTHHLTKEIAIVGVCLVGLFVYIALLFATRAVRPSDIRRALRKG from the coding sequence GTGTCTCAGGAAACCGGGTCGAAACCCACCAGCGTTGTGCGTTCCTCGCTTGTCTTTGGCGGCATGACTCTGGTCAGCCGCGTCATGGGCTTTGCCCGTGATGTGGTCATTACCGCCGTCATCGGGGCGTCGGGCAATATCGCCGCCGATGCCTATGCCACGGCGCTGACCTTCCCCAATTTGTTCCGCCGCATCTTTGCCGAAGGCGCCTTTACCGCCGCCTTTGTCCCGGCTTATTCGGCGGCGCTGGAGACAGAGGGCCCCGAAGCCGCCGACCGGCTGGCGCGCGACGCCATGGCCACCATGACGATGATCGCCATTGTGCTGAGCGCGCTGGCCATGATCTTCATGCCGCAGGTGATGGCTGTCTTTTCGCACGGTTACGCCGATGATCCGGCCAAGATGCGCCTGACCATCATATTGACGCAGATCACCATGCCCTATCTGCCGTGCATGACCATGGTGGCGCTCCTGTCCGGGGTGCTGAATGCGCGCGGGCGTTTTGCCCTGTCGGCCTTTGTGCCGACCCTGCTCAACCTGTTCATGCTGGTATTCGTGTGGTTCGGTAAGGACCCGATACACGCCTCCTATCTGGCGGCCATCGGGGTCTTGACCGCCGGTCTGGCGCAGGCGGCGCTGCTCGTCTGGGGCTGCCGCAGGACAGGGGCGCGCATCGGGCTTGTGTGGCCGAAGCTGACGCCGGAAATACGCGGCCTGCTCCTGCTGGCTGTGCCGGGCGCGCTGGCCGCCGCCGCGACGCAGATCAATGTCTTCGTCTCTTCGCTACTGGCGTCGGGCGTCAACGGGGCGCGTACCTGGCTGAGCGTCGCCGATCGCCTGTATCAGTTGCCGCTGGGGCTGGTCGGGGTGGCCATTGGCGTGGCGCTGTTGCCGACCCTGTCGCGGGCGGTGCAGTCGGGCGATACGGAGCGCTCGCAAAGCGTGATGGACGATGCCGTGCTGTTTGCCATGGCCTTGACCCTGCCCGCCGCAGCCGCGCTGATCGCCATGCCCTTCTTCCTGATCGACGGCCTTTATACGCGGGGGGAGTTCCTGCTGCACGACGCGCAGGAAACGGCCCGCGCCCTGCTGCATTATGGCTGGGGTGTGCCGGCCTTCGTGCTGGCGCGGGTGCTGACCCCGGCCTTTTTTGCGCGTAAGGACACCTATGGGCCGATGAAGTTCGCCATGGTGTCGGTGGTGGTCAATCTGGCCTGCGGCCTGACCCTGTTCCCGCTGATCGGCGTGGCGGGGCTGGCCATCGGCACCTCGGCAGCGGCCTGGGTTAATGTCGGCCTGATGTGGTGGACGCTGAGCCGCCGCAAGACGTGGTCGCTGGGCCCCAAAGCCGCAGTGGGCCTGCTGAAGATCATCATGGCCGGGGCGCTGATGGGGGCCTTCTGCGCGCTGGCTTCGCACTACCGCGCGGTGATCGAAGAGGTGATTGAGCCCATGACGCATCATCTGACCAAGGAAATCGCCATTGTGGGCGTTTGTCTCGTCGGACTTTTCGTTTATATCGCCCTTCTGTTCGCAACACGGGCCGTCCGCCCGTCCGACATCAGGAGAGCCCTGCGTAAGGGGTAA
- the trpS gene encoding tryptophan--tRNA ligase gives MRILSGIQASGSLHLGNYLGALKKFADMQSLEATRFYMIADLHAITVWQDPDKLLSQTREIAACYLAAGVDPAKSAIFPQSAVRAHSELAWIFNCVARLGWLDRMTQFKDKAGKDKERASIGLYTYPVLQAADILLYKATHVPVGEDQRQHLELTRDVAKKFNHDYKVDYFPLPDTLYQGPGARIMSLRDGLAKMSKSDPSDNSRINLTDDADTIASKIKKAKSDAEVLPTEETGLSERPEAKNLVGIYAALAGVSVQDVLNDFGGKGFGAFKPALAEVVVDKMSPISERLRGLLNDPAEVDRVLKLGAEAAEAAAEPVVRDVKKIVGLWG, from the coding sequence ATGCGTATTCTGTCCGGTATTCAGGCGTCCGGTTCGCTTCACCTCGGCAACTATCTTGGCGCGCTTAAAAAGTTCGCCGATATGCAATCCCTTGAGGCCACGCGCTTCTACATGATTGCCGATCTGCACGCGATCACCGTCTGGCAGGACCCGGACAAGCTGTTGTCGCAGACGCGCGAAATCGCCGCTTGTTACCTCGCGGCGGGCGTGGACCCGGCGAAGTCGGCCATCTTCCCGCAATCGGCGGTGCGCGCCCATTCGGAGCTGGCGTGGATTTTTAACTGCGTGGCGCGTCTGGGCTGGCTCGACCGCATGACGCAGTTCAAGGACAAGGCGGGCAAGGACAAGGAACGCGCCTCGATCGGCCTCTATACCTATCCGGTGCTTCAGGCCGCCGACATCCTGCTCTATAAGGCCACCCACGTGCCGGTGGGCGAGGATCAGCGTCAGCACCTTGAGCTGACCCGCGACGTGGCCAAGAAGTTCAACCACGACTACAAGGTGGACTACTTCCCCCTGCCGGACACCCTCTATCAGGGGCCGGGCGCGCGCATCATGTCTTTGCGCGACGGGCTGGCCAAGATGTCGAAGTCCGATCCTTCGGACAATTCGCGCATCAACCTGACCGACGATGCCGACACCATCGCCTCCAAGATCAAGAAGGCCAAGTCGGACGCCGAGGTGCTGCCGACCGAGGAGACCGGTCTGTCTGAGCGCCCGGAGGCTAAGAATCTGGTCGGTATCTATGCGGCTCTGGCCGGGGTATCGGTGCAGGACGTGCTCAACGACTTTGGCGGCAAGGGCTTCGGCGCGTTCAAACCGGCGCTGGCCGAGGTGGTGGTGGACAAGATGTCGCCTATCTCCGAGCGCCTGCGTGGGTTATTGAATGACCCGGCAGAGGTTGACCGCGTGCTCAAGCTGGGAGCCGAAGCGGCCGAGGCGGCAGCGGAACCGGTGGTCAGGGACGTCAAAAAGATCGTTGGACTGTGGGGCTAA
- a CDS encoding copper chaperone PCu(A)C — protein sequence MRKFIVLSVAALSLGALAACDGGHSTAEVKTETESHGVTTVKTKTDVDGVKTESGLELSHYAVRAALGQNPNTGGYVTVKNIGKDDDRLVSVACDCAEKVELHTMKMDGDKMMMSPVPEGFEVKAGQTLELKPGGNHIMLMGLKTRPADGETLSLTLNFAKAGAVKIEAPVSNAPLSDAAKHSGH from the coding sequence ATGCGTAAGTTTATCGTTCTGTCTGTGGCGGCGCTTTCGCTGGGCGCTCTGGCGGCCTGTGACGGCGGCCATTCGACAGCAGAGGTCAAGACCGAAACGGAATCCCACGGTGTCACTACCGTGAAGACCAAGACCGACGTCGATGGCGTCAAGACCGAAAGCGGCCTTGAGCTGTCGCACTATGCCGTGCGTGCGGCGCTGGGGCAAAACCCGAATACGGGCGGCTATGTCACCGTCAAGAATATCGGCAAGGACGACGACCGTCTGGTCTCGGTGGCCTGTGATTGCGCCGAAAAGGTCGAGTTGCACACCATGAAGATGGACGGTGACAAGATGATGATGTCGCCCGTGCCCGAAGGCTTTGAGGTCAAGGCCGGTCAGACGCTGGAGCTGAAGCCCGGTGGTAATCACATCATGCTGATGGGGCTTAAGACCCGTCCCGCCGATGGCGAAACGCTCAGCCTGACGCTCAACTTTGCCAAGGCCGGGGCGGTGAAGATCGAGGCTCCTGTGTCGAACGCCCCTCTGTCCGACGCGGCGAAACACAGCGGGCATTAA
- a CDS encoding dienelactone hydrolase family protein, translating to MDSLQQRFERLWPHVTVRGAPDSTPRLTVVLFHGCGGVGRNITLFADYAVSLGLRAVIVDSYAPRGMKRRLAAFLACNGLWLRGYTRSGDVLALLWGLSQRPEVNGILLAGWSHGAWAIMDLMTQPLTRPGEARLSDPSPEPLTQVRGLFLMYPYVNFLARSMDKAWRRQIPTLMVIALKDHLARFSLSLKAVRRLRAQGVPLETVVVDSTHAFDELGADRFGFMKYDPQSVSTVRAAFADFVRRFKT from the coding sequence ATGGACAGCCTGCAACAGCGCTTTGAGCGGTTATGGCCGCATGTCACGGTGCGCGGCGCGCCCGACTCGACGCCGCGCCTGACCGTCGTGCTGTTTCACGGCTGCGGCGGCGTCGGGCGCAACATCACCCTGTTTGCCGATTATGCCGTCTCGCTGGGCCTGAGAGCGGTGATTGTCGATTCTTACGCCCCGCGCGGGATGAAGCGGCGTCTGGCGGCCTTTCTGGCCTGCAACGGGTTATGGCTGAGGGGTTATACACGCTCTGGCGACGTGCTGGCCCTGCTGTGGGGCCTGTCGCAACGACCAGAGGTGAACGGCATTCTGCTCGCTGGGTGGAGCCACGGCGCATGGGCGATCATGGACCTGATGACGCAGCCCCTGACCCGCCCCGGTGAAGCGCGGCTGAGCGACCCCAGCCCCGAACCCCTGACGCAGGTGCGTGGCCTGTTTCTGATGTATCCCTATGTCAACTTCCTCGCCCGTTCGATGGACAAGGCGTGGCGTCGGCAGATCCCAACCCTGATGGTCATTGCGCTTAAGGATCATCTGGCGCGTTTCAGCCTGTCTTTGAAGGCCGTGCGTCGCCTGCGGGCTCAGGGCGTGCCCCTGGAGACGGTCGTCGTCGATTCCACCCACGCTTTCGATGAACTGGGGGCCGATCGCTTCGGTTTCATGAAATACGACCCGCAATCGGTATCCACCGTGCGGGCCGCTTTTGCCGATTTTGTAAGGCGCTTTAAAACTTAA
- a CDS encoding dienelactone hydrolase family protein yields the protein MPETLAERWARLSPCTETFGPADAVPCPALILFHGCGGVRPHIYHYAEAAAAIGVRAYVVDSLKARGWGRSHGVSLVCTGLALQGYERSGDVLAAIKGISALPEVISDQIVLSGWSHGGWSIMDLMTEPLKRPGEAKLADPDPTLIDHVRGLFLVYPYISFPARSLRHPWLYRPRTRVALARKDHLTPYARAISMLERLKTDGLPVDILSFDATHAYDEESFGGLNPMHHDQAAVDGTTEGLIGFLREVFKVEASAPAQAAAVG from the coding sequence ATGCCTGAGACCCTGGCTGAGCGGTGGGCGCGCCTGTCGCCCTGTACCGAGACATTCGGACCGGCGGATGCCGTACCGTGCCCGGCCCTGATCCTGTTCCACGGCTGTGGTGGCGTGCGTCCACATATCTATCACTATGCCGAAGCCGCTGCCGCCATCGGGGTGCGGGCCTATGTCGTCGATTCCCTGAAAGCGCGCGGCTGGGGCCGGTCGCACGGCGTGTCGCTGGTCTGTACAGGGCTGGCCCTGCAAGGCTATGAGCGTTCCGGCGACGTGCTGGCCGCCATCAAGGGCATTTCGGCCCTGCCGGAAGTGATATCGGATCAGATCGTCCTGTCAGGCTGGAGTCACGGCGGCTGGTCGATCATGGACCTGATGACCGAACCCCTCAAAAGACCCGGCGAGGCCAAGCTGGCCGATCCCGACCCCACCCTGATCGACCACGTGCGCGGCCTGTTCCTCGTCTATCCCTATATCAGCTTCCCGGCGCGCAGCCTGCGTCACCCCTGGCTCTATCGTCCGCGCACCCGCGTCGCACTGGCGCGCAAGGACCATCTGACCCCCTATGCCCGCGCGATTTCAATGCTGGAGCGACTGAAAACCGACGGCCTTCCGGTTGATATCCTCAGCTTCGATGCCACCCACGCCTATGACGAAGAAAGCTTCGGCGGCCTTAACCCCATGCACCACGATCAGGCGGCGGTGGATGGCACCACCGAAGGCCTGATCGGCTTCCTGCGTGAGGTGTTTAAGGTGGAGGCCTCCGCTCCGGCTCAGGCCGCTGCGGTTGGCTGA
- the purH gene encoding bifunctional phosphoribosylaminoimidazolecarboxamide formyltransferase/IMP cyclohydrolase, with the protein MPAAPDFPPAPDLVTPKRALISLSDKTGLIEVAQALVAAGVEIISTGGTRAAIDKAGIPVKDVSDLTQFPEMMDGRVKTLHPKVHGGLLAYRDAPEHAKALSDHDIAPIDIVWIDLYPFENTVASGGGFEAAIENIDIGGPAMIRSSAKNHPYVAVCVDKAGMDEVIAALQSGGQTPLSLRKSLAARAFARTAAYDSAVSTWFAAQLGDDYPLRKTLAGARLQTMRYGENPHQSAAFYKTGEDRPGVATAKQLQGKELSYNNVADTDAAIELVAEFEQPACVIVKHANPCGVAVGPDLLTAYKRALECDDVSAFGGIVALNRKLDAATAEKIVEIFTEVIVAPEADDEALEIVKAKKNLRLLVTGSLPDPLSGGQVFRSVAGGLLVQSRDTARITAADLKIVTKRQPTPTEIEDMLFAFTVAKHVKSNAIVYAKEGRTAGIGAGQMNRRDSARIAALRAQEAAEKIGLSESLAKGSACASEAFFPFPDGLLEAAAAGATAVIQPGGSIKDADVIAAADEAGLTMAFTGIRVFRH; encoded by the coding sequence ATGCCCGCCGCCCCTGATTTCCCGCCCGCCCCTGATCTGGTCACGCCCAAGCGCGCGCTTATTTCCCTGTCGGACAAGACCGGCCTGATCGAGGTGGCGCAGGCTTTGGTGGCGGCAGGTGTCGAAATCATCTCGACCGGCGGGACGCGCGCCGCCATCGACAAGGCCGGTATCCCCGTCAAGGACGTGTCAGACCTTACGCAGTTTCCGGAAATGATGGACGGCCGCGTCAAGACGCTGCACCCCAAGGTGCATGGCGGTCTTCTGGCCTATCGCGACGCGCCGGAACACGCCAAGGCGTTGAGCGATCACGATATCGCCCCTATCGACATCGTGTGGATCGACCTCTATCCCTTTGAAAACACCGTGGCTTCGGGTGGCGGTTTCGAAGCGGCCATTGAGAATATCGACATTGGCGGGCCGGCCATGATCCGTTCATCGGCCAAGAACCACCCCTATGTCGCCGTCTGCGTCGATAAAGCCGGCATGGATGAGGTGATCGCCGCTCTGCAAAGCGGTGGTCAGACCCCTCTGTCTCTGCGTAAATCGCTGGCCGCGCGCGCCTTTGCCCGCACCGCCGCCTATGACAGCGCCGTTTCGACCTGGTTCGCGGCGCAACTGGGCGACGATTATCCGCTGCGCAAGACCCTTGCCGGGGCGCGCCTGCAAACCATGCGCTATGGCGAAAACCCACATCAGTCGGCCGCCTTCTACAAGACCGGCGAGGACCGTCCGGGCGTCGCCACCGCCAAACAGCTCCAGGGCAAGGAACTGAGCTATAATAACGTCGCCGACACCGACGCGGCGATCGAGCTGGTGGCCGAGTTCGAGCAACCGGCGTGCGTCATCGTCAAGCACGCCAATCCCTGCGGCGTGGCCGTCGGCCCGGACCTGCTCACCGCCTATAAGCGCGCGCTGGAATGCGACGATGTGTCGGCCTTTGGCGGCATTGTGGCGCTGAACCGCAAGCTGGACGCGGCCACGGCGGAAAAGATCGTCGAAATCTTCACCGAGGTGATCGTCGCCCCCGAAGCCGATGACGAGGCGCTTGAGATCGTCAAGGCCAAGAAGAATCTGCGCCTGCTGGTCACTGGCTCTCTGCCCGATCCGCTGTCGGGCGGTCAGGTGTTCCGCAGCGTGGCGGGCGGGCTTCTGGTGCAGTCGCGTGACACGGCGCGCATCACCGCCGCCGACCTCAAGATCGTCACCAAGCGTCAACCGACCCCGACCGAGATCGAAGACATGCTGTTCGCCTTCACTGTCGCCAAGCACGTCAAGTCGAACGCCATCGTCTATGCCAAGGAGGGCCGCACGGCGGGCATCGGGGCCGGTCAGATGAACCGTCGCGACTCGGCCCGCATCGCCGCCCTGCGCGCTCAGGAAGCGGCTGAGAAGATCGGCCTGAGCGAGTCTCTGGCCAAGGGCTCGGCCTGCGCTTCGGAAGCCTTCTTCCCCTTCCCGGACGGTCTGCTCGAAGCGGCTGCCGCCGGGGCCACGGCGGTGATCCAGCCGGGCGGCTCGATCAAGGACGCCGATGTCATTGCTGCCGCCGACGAAGCGGGTCTGACCATGGCGTTTACCGGTATCCGCGTTTTCCGCCACTAA
- a CDS encoding heparinase II/III family protein, with amino-acid sequence MQVYEQPIAIAGHAAVRTPWGKVVRAWARRQAAAEIFGMPGYRLSLRGPAIEGFIAAPHEIRPPNPHLGKAMMSGRYSLGGARMSVQGTGDPWNRPSPTRAFAIELHRFCWLRHLFTQGEDGVKEGLRLFLLWDKTFRKWTPFAWDQGVLARRLINLSVFARRLSAYASEAEAHCLAQSMAEQARHLWRLPRNLAWYAQKATALVLVGCVLSGRAGDNLRRKGLHILPKALKRTILPDGSHASRSVQAGLELLYDLLLIEDGLNQRGLAIPEYLETAIERLSRFVRTLSHPDGSLCAFQGSESLLAEQVAPALLHEERRPLAPTSLPVSLEHGRYQRLIGRSLTVFVDTGEPRFGPLGYAACDHPMNFEVSGGRDKLFVTPGWAPGHSDHHEFRIINAANTLTLGDLPILSPITGRFGELLHFGLEGLRYRIRSRRIESEDAGSLIEMEHEGWRPVFGLKHERRLYVDPQRDELRGEEKLIPVEPKKDLPEQAPYALRFVLHPEVQASLARDKRSILLRGPGGRGWWLRHDAREVSIEESSVFERGQPRKSTTLLLRGTVRLATPLRIRWKLSPAEA; translated from the coding sequence ATGCAGGTCTATGAGCAGCCCATTGCCATAGCCGGTCATGCCGCGGTGCGTACACCGTGGGGCAAGGTCGTGCGGGCGTGGGCGCGCCGTCAGGCCGCCGCCGAAATCTTCGGGATGCCGGGCTATCGCCTGTCCTTACGCGGCCCCGCCATCGAAGGCTTTATCGCCGCCCCCCACGAAATCCGCCCGCCCAATCCGCATCTGGGCAAGGCCATGATGTCGGGTCGCTATAGCCTCGGTGGCGCGCGCATGAGCGTGCAGGGCACAGGTGATCCGTGGAACCGCCCCTCACCCACCCGCGCCTTTGCGATTGAGCTTCACCGCTTCTGCTGGCTGCGTCACCTGTTCACGCAGGGCGAGGACGGGGTGAAGGAGGGCCTGCGCCTCTTCCTGCTGTGGGACAAGACCTTCCGCAAATGGACGCCCTTTGCCTGGGATCAGGGGGTGCTGGCGCGCCGCCTGATTAATTTGAGCGTCTTTGCGCGCCGCCTGTCGGCCTATGCTTCCGAAGCCGAAGCCCACTGTCTGGCGCAATCCATGGCGGAACAGGCCCGCCACCTGTGGCGACTGCCGCGCAATCTGGCCTGGTATGCGCAAAAAGCCACGGCGCTGGTGCTGGTCGGTTGCGTCCTGTCCGGGCGCGCGGGCGACAATCTGCGGCGCAAGGGGCTGCACATCCTGCCCAAGGCGCTGAAACGCACCATCCTGCCCGACGGTTCGCACGCCTCGCGCAGCGTGCAGGCCGGGCTGGAACTGCTCTACGATCTGCTGCTGATCGAGGATGGGCTGAACCAGCGCGGTCTGGCCATTCCGGAATATCTCGAAACCGCCATCGAACGCCTCAGCCGCTTTGTGCGCACCCTGTCGCATCCGGACGGTTCCCTGTGCGCCTTTCAGGGGTCGGAATCCCTGCTGGCCGAACAGGTCGCCCCCGCCCTGCTGCACGAAGAAAGGCGCCCTCTGGCCCCGACCTCGCTGCCGGTATCGCTGGAGCATGGCCGTTATCAGCGGCTGATCGGACGCTCGCTGACCGTCTTTGTCGATACAGGCGAACCACGCTTTGGGCCTCTGGGTTACGCGGCTTGCGACCACCCTATGAATTTTGAAGTGTCGGGAGGCCGCGACAAGCTGTTTGTCACGCCGGGCTGGGCACCGGGGCATTCGGACCACCACGAATTCCGCATCATCAATGCCGCCAACACCCTGACACTGGGGGATCTGCCCATCCTCAGCCCCATCACCGGGCGCTTTGGGGAACTGCTGCATTTCGGCCTTGAGGGACTGCGCTATCGCATCCGCAGCCGCCGCATCGAATCCGAAGACGCCGGTTCGCTGATCGAGATGGAACACGAAGGCTGGCGCCCCGTCTTCGGCCTCAAGCACGAGCGCCGCCTCTATGTCGATCCGCAGCGCGACGAGCTGCGCGGCGAGGAAAAGCTGATCCCCGTCGAACCAAAGAAGGACCTGCCGGAACAGGCCCCCTACGCCCTGCGCTTCGTGCTGCACCCGGAGGTGCAGGCGTCTCTGGCGCGTGACAAGCGCTCGATCCTGCTGCGCGGCCCCGGCGGGCGCGGCTGGTGGCTCAGGCACGACGCGCGCGAGGTCAGCATCGAAGAGTCGAGCGTCTTTGAACGCGGTCAGCCGCGCAAATCGACAACGCTTTTGCTGCGCGGCACGGTGCGGCTGGCCACCCCTCTGCGCATCCGCTGGAAGCTGTCACCGGCCGAGGCGTAA
- the rpe gene encoding ribulose-phosphate 3-epimerase, which translates to MTTPLICPSILASDFSKLGEEVRAIDAAGADWIHIDVMDGHFVPNLTIGPDVVKSLRPHTQKTFDVHLMVTPVDPYLEAFRAAGADYMSVHPESGPHLHRTLKQIRHLGAKAGVVLNPATPLDGLEWIMDDLDLILLMSVNPGFGGQSFIESQLRKIEAVRKKLDALGHPAVLQVDGGVNLQNAAACVAAGATALVAGTAVFKGGPDAYAANIKSLKGL; encoded by the coding sequence ATGACTACGCCGCTGATTTGCCCCTCGATTCTGGCCTCCGACTTCTCCAAGCTGGGCGAGGAGGTGCGCGCCATCGACGCCGCCGGGGCTGACTGGATTCATATTGACGTGATGGACGGGCATTTCGTGCCCAACCTGACCATTGGGCCGGATGTGGTGAAAAGCCTGCGTCCGCATACGCAAAAGACCTTCGACGTGCACCTGATGGTGACCCCGGTCGATCCCTACCTTGAGGCATTCCGCGCCGCCGGGGCTGACTATATGAGCGTTCACCCGGAATCGGGCCCGCACCTGCACCGCACGCTTAAGCAGATCCGCCACCTGGGGGCCAAGGCCGGGGTGGTGCTCAATCCGGCGACGCCGCTCGACGGTCTGGAATGGATCATGGACGACCTCGATCTGATCCTCCTGATGAGCGTCAATCCGGGCTTTGGCGGCCAGAGCTTTATCGAAAGCCAGCTGCGCAAGATCGAAGCCGTGCGCAAAAAGCTGGACGCGCTGGGCCATCCCGCCGTGCTTCAGGTCGATGGCGGCGTGAACCTGCAAAACGCCGCCGCCTGCGTGGCTGCCGGGGCCACGGCGCTGGTCGCCGGGACCGCGGTCTTCAAGGGCGGGCCGGACGCCTACGCCGCCAATATCAAGTCGCTCAAGGGTCTCTGA